TTTTCACTGCAATTTAATAAAAAATATAGATATATGCTGGCTATTGCTGTCTTTGGATACGCTAGGGCTACAAGCCTTCTCAATTTATCTGGTTTTTCGCTGTCGATGTCTGTATTAGATAGATAAAGTGGAAGGAATTTTTTATCTATGCGTAATTTGGCCAATAGTGGTTTATCATTTTGTTGTGCTTTTTCATAATGTTTTGAAATCTCTATGCCTATTTGTTTTTTATACGTATTAAATTCATAGCTATTTTGCATATCATAGTATTTTTCTATGATATGCTCATTAAGATCTTGTAGAGTATATATCTTTGTTTTATCCACTTCTAGCTGCTCGGCAGTAATTTCTGCCATTGCAATGCGCCATGCAATCTTTATATCAAGGGTTGGATCTGCGTATCTGTTTATAAATCGTATCATCTTATCGGTTATTACATTGTTTATAGGTCCTCTAGGGGTTATATCCATGTTTACATTAGCTCCTAATATCTCACATATCTCCTGTATGCTTATACAACCGTCAAATGCGTAGGAATTTTCATAATTTCCTATTGGATTATTTGCTATATAAAATGTTTTACCCTTAATTATGCCAAATACTTTCATTGTATCTGCATATCCTATATCGATATTGGTTTGGGCTCTTTTGGGATTAAATTCCAATGGACGTCCAAGGTCATGATCACTCTTTATGGTAATAATATTAAGGTCATCTTCCTTGGCTTTTTTTGTGGGAGTACCAAACCCTGTTATATCCACTACTATTATATCTTTTATTCCCTTTGATGCCATGAGGGATATGGGGACATTGTCATATATACCGCCATCTATGAATTTCTTATTATCTATTTCGATGGGTTTAAAAGCAGGGAAACAGGCACTAGCAACCAGATATTCAACTAGTTTGCCCTTTGGTATGTCTTCCTTAAAAATCTGTAAGGGTTTAAAGTCGCTTAATGAGAATGTGACAAGGCCCAAATCTATAGGAGATTTACGTACTTTATCCTCGTTTATGTATTCTTTTAAAAGCCTTATAAGAGGGGTTATATCCAAGCCCCCAGATGTTAGAGCATTTTTTATTACTGTAAATATATTGGTATGCTTTTTATACATCTCTTTAGATTCCCACAGGTCTTTTTGTATATTTATTATATATTCTACTGACATGCTGCACCATCCAAAACTGGTAAGGGCAAATTCCCCTTGAGTTATCATGGCGCCATTGAGTGCACCTACCGATGTCCCAGTAACCGCTTTTATAGGGATTCCCAAGTCCCTAAGTGCTTGCCACACACCTATTTCATAGCTTCCCTTTGCACCGCCTCCTGATAGCACCAAACCGTATCCGTCCATACATATCATCTCCCATATTGCCTTTTTTAGTTTGGTTCAAATAGTATCATAGCATATATTAAGGGAAATGTATATATTATGTAAACTACATAATCACGTTTGATATCAATCAGTTTTGTGTTATATGTAACTGTGAGGCAAATATTTTGCTATTAGTTTTTTCATTTACTCCCTCTATGAATATTATTCCTTCGTCTGTAATACCTGTATATTTGTATAGCGTTATAGTATCTCCAGGCAACGATTCGTTCATATAGCAGATTTGTATGGATTTTGCACTATGGTTTTTTAGATCTTCCATGGTAAAGCAATCCATTATAAAATCAATGTATTTAGAGTTATTTAGATGTCCGTTCATATCGATATCACTGCAGCCAATGACCCTCCTGTATGCTATTTTAGGTTGGCCTGAGGGCCTTATTTTTCCCAATGTGCAATCAATAGCCCGTTCTTTGATTATCTTAGGGTAGTCTATGGCTATAGTTTCTGATCTCTTTATTTCCCGAGTTTCTACGTCAACTATTACCCACATGGATATGGCTTTTGCAATTATATTGCCTTGTATATCCTTTATATAATAGTCCCTTTCGAATTGAAATCTTTTTGGAATTTGAGGCCATGTTTCAAGTATTATCTCTTCATCCCATATTGGGTATCGGAGCATGTCTACCCTCATACGTATTAACACCCAAGCAACTCCATGTTCTTCTTCTATGGTATTAAAGCCTATTCCAAGGTTATCTGCATGTAGTCCTGCGATTTCTTGGAAATAATTAAAGGCAGCACTTAGCTTTAGTTTCTTTGTAAAATCAACATCATTTACTAGTACCTGATACTCTTTTGTATATTTTGAAACAGGATCCATGATAGATACCTCCTGTATTTATGAAAAATGCTTTACTTCCAATTATAACACCATCTCTAGTAAAAGTTAATTAAATAAAAATAATTAATTCAAAACCAGTGAATTAGTTGATATAATATAGAGTATAAAATGACGGAGGTGGAGATATGGATGTACGTTTTGTAGAAGAAAAATATGTTGATGATATAAATAGACTAATGAGGTATTGTTTTAACCTTTCTAATGATGCTCCTGGGTGGTTTACGAAGGAAACCTTAGGTGAAAATCATACAATAGGAGCATTTGAAGGGGATAATTTAGGGGCATCCATTTGTGCATGGCCATATCATATATGGTTTAATGGCAAGGAAGTGGGAATGGGCGGTATTGGGAATGTAGCTACTTTTCCTGAATATAGATATAAAAAATGCGTAGGTAGTCTCCTTGTAAAATCCTTAGAGATTATGAGAAAACGGGATCAGATATTTTCATTGCTTGGCCCATTTTCGTATAGCTTTTATAGAAAATATGGCTGGGAGATGGGATATCACTATAAGATATATACATTTGAGATGGATGACTTCAAAAAATTTAAAACTGTATATGGTAGTTATCATATATTAGGTGAGGAAAACATAGATGAAATGGATAGGGTATACAGGTCATTTATACACAGGTATAATGGTACCGTTATAAGGGATAGGAATATTTGGAAGAAGATACTTAAAGATCAAGATAAGGGGACAATACATCGATATGGGGTATATAGTGATTGCGGGGAGTTAGAAGGATATCTATTCTATAATATAAACGATGGGATTTTTCATATAAAAGAGCTCGTATATAGTTCATTAGAATCTAAAGAGGCTTTGTTTAGATTTATATATCTGCATAATGCTCAGGCTTCTAAGATACAATGGATGGCCCCTAGTGATGACAATACTCTATTTATCATTGATAATCCTAGGAAGGATGTAAAGATGGTACAGGGTATGATGATTAGGGTAATAGATGTTAAAAAGGTGCTCAAGCTATATCCTTTTAGTACTAAAGATGCTATTAGTTTTTCTATTAAAGTGGATGATCCATGGGCAGAGTGGAATGATAAGACATTTAAAGTGGATATAGGAGATAGTATCATAGTAGAGGATGATCTAGATGATAGATTTGATATTAGATGTTCTATACAGACCTTTTCCCAACTTATTATAGGATATATAGATATGGTGGAAGGGGCAGAAATGGGGAAGATACAGGGGGATAGAGAAGTTATAGAGAGGGTAGGAGCATTATTTCACAAAAAACCTACCTATATCAATGACTTTTTTTAAAAAAAGATGAACGAACAATTTAAAACCACTTTATACAATATGTGTGGGCAGATATATATACCATATGATCTTAAAAACAGCAAAAAACATAAGATATTGCATATAAGCGATACACCTTATAATATATATGCACCTTTAAATAGACTTATAAAGGCTTTAAAACCTGATGTTATAGTGCATACAGGGGATATGGTAGATGATATAAAACTCGAGATATGCCCATATAAGATAGATGTATATAAAAAAAGTGTAAGGCGTCTTATACGTATATTGGAAAATTCCGGGGCACAGAGTATATATATAGTGCCAGGCAATCATGATGATGGAAAATATATAAAAAAAGAGGCTCCAAGCTTTAATATTATAGCAGAGGGCACATTGATATCCATAGGGGATATGTCGTTTTGCCTGTCCCATGATGGATGTAATATTATAGATGGTGCAATGTACAATCTATATGGACATAGTAAGAATATCCGTACTACAAAAGCAGGTGGTAGCTATTATCTAAATGGTATAGAGCATATTCATGTGCTTTTGTATCCAGATGAGGAGGTATATTATTTACCATATCCAATAGGTACTAATGATGCAAGGTTTAATAGATGTAAGATTTCTATCTAAGGAGGCTTAGAGATGATCTCTACTTTAAGGTATGGGCCAAATTTTGTAGTATTGGGCTCCCGCCAACCAGATGATTTAAATGCCTGTCTTTTGGACATTTTGGATAGTAAAAATGTGCCTCCTGATCAGGCACTTAATTTGGTGTATGAAAATGCCACTGTAGTATTTATAGTACCGCCTAATATGTTACATGCAAGCTTTGATGATGTAAAGTATACGCTTTTTGTATATAAGGGTGCTGATCAGGTGCTTGCTGATATATTAAACCATAGGATAAATCATCTTATGACCGATGTAAGACTGGGGCCGAGCAGTATAATAATGCGTACTGTGGGAAACTACATGAAGATGGTAGAGAATATAGGAGAACGGTATAATGGTAGTATAGCCCCATTTATGGAGTGTTTGGATAATGGTACATCCGACACCAGTATCATAAGCTTTACCGAGCATCCTTTGAATAGGCGGGTGACACTTGACGATTTAAAATCTGAGAGTTTGCTTGTGCCAGTTAGGCCGGATAGATTATACAGGGAACTTAGAAGCTATGCCCTTCGATATTTAAATGAGGCATTGGATGGCGAGGAATGGTATGAGCTCCTTATTAGGATATATGATAAGTTTGGTGCCTATGATTTGCATTTTGAACGGCTTATGCTGGTGCTTGACAGCTTGGAGATAGGAATAGATCTTGGAGAGACTTGGACCAAGGAATATGCCCTTCACCTCATGCCTATTATGGTCTATCAATTGAGGTATATTACAATTACTCCTCCAAGGGAGATGAAAAAGATACTTGTGGGGCTGGAATATTTAGATAATGGAGACAGAATAGTTGATTATGACCTTCATATAAGGAACAGAAAGCTTTCTTGGACCGATGCAGTGGATAGAAAGTTCAAGGGGAAAAAAGAGGCGGGAGTTGAATATAGGAAGCGGATCATGTCCATACTTACCCCTGAAGAAAAGATCAGAATGGAAAGATTGGAAAAGGAGATATCAAAAAGTCGCAGCTAAAAAACTGCGACCAGTATCATCCTAATGTGGTGTCTAAGAACATCATTATTACGAACCCCAAGAGCACGCCGTACGTAGCAAGGCGTTGATATCCTCTAGAATGGGTTTCTGGTATTATTTCATCGCTTATGACAAATAGCATTGCACCTGCAGCAAATGCTAGTGCCCACGGCAGTATAGGTTCAGCTACTTGTACCAGCGCTGCTCCAATAATACCCCCTATAGGTTCTACTAATCCTGTAAGGAGTGCAATAAAAAATGCCTTTGATGGTTTATAATCCTCCCTGAGGAGTGATAGTGCTACGGCAAGGCCTTCTGGCATATTTTGTAGGCCTATACCTATGGCAAGACTAAGACCGTTTTTATAATCCCCCCCGCCAAAGCCTACGCCTACAGCAAGGCCCTCCGGGAAATTATGTATTGTTATGGCTATTATAAACAGCCATATCTTTTTAAGGCTAGATTCTTTACCCTCCATACCTGCTATGGTATGGAAATGAGGTAACATTTTGTCTATGTAGTCAAGGAATATACCTCCAAGCATTACGCCGCCTGCCGTTATGGCAGCGCCTTTTGCTCCTCCACCACCCTTCTCGATTGCAGGTAGTATTAGACTGAATGATGTTGCGGCCAGCATTACCCCGGCGGCAAAACCTAGCATTGCATCTAGGACGCTTTCTTTTATATTTTTTGTAAAGAGTACTGGTAATGCGCCTACTGCAGTGGCCAAGCCTGCTAGCAGACTAGCTAGTGAACCAGTAAGTACTATGTTTTCGCCCAAAATATCATTCCTTTCCCATGTTAATTATTTGCTATTTATATATAAAGCATTAGTTTTTGAAAGAAGGTGGCTAATTGATATATAACCGAAAGAGAAGCCTTATAATCATAAATCTTATATTAATAATAACATTAATTTCTGGATGTAGCATAGAAATTATAGATTACGCCGGTGATGATAGTAAAACAGCGGAACAAAATGTAGATGAAAGTGGAGAGCTATATGCACACTTTTTAGACGTGGGACAGGGTGATGCTATATTGGTACGCTTACCGGGAGGTAAAAATATGCTTATAGATGCAGGACCAAATAGCAGTTCAGATAAAGTGGTAGGCTATTTAAAAAAGGAAGGTATAAAAAAGATAGATGTATTGGTAGGGACGCATCCCCATGAGGATCATATAGGGGGGATGGCGGAGGTTATAAAAAATTTTGATATAGGTAGTATATATATGCCTAAAGTAACCCATACTTCGAAGACATACAAGAGAATGCTAGAGGCTATAAAGGGAAAGAATCTTAAGATAAATAGTGCCATTGAAGGTATGGATATTCCATTGGAAGGGGTAGAGGCAAAGATCTTGGCACCATCTAAGGATATGTCATCTGATAATTTAAACGATTATTCCGTAGTAATAAGATTAGTATACAAGGACACGGTGTTTATATTCCAAGGAGATGCCGAGGCAAAAACTGAAGAACGCATACTCGATGGGGCATATGATATACATGCTGATGTGATAAAGATAGGGCATCATGGTTCTAGAACTTCTAGTACAAAAGAATATATAGACAAGGTAAATCCTAAATATGCCGTTTTGATGCTGGCAGAAGGTAATGACTATGGGCATCCCCACAGGCAGACTATGGAACTATTAAAGGGCAAGGGTATAACCATATATCGTACCGATCAATGTGGTACTATAGTGGCTAAATCCGATGGTAATGAGATATCATTTAACTGTAAACCAGGAGATTATTCCTATCCAAAGAAGAAATGAGGAGGGATATAAATGGAGAAGACGGGAGTGCTGGATCGGATAGAGGGGGATAAGGCGGTAATAGAACTCGATGATGGCAATATCATATGGGTATATGCATGTAATCTTCCCAAAGATGCTAGGGAAGGCAGTGTATTGTCCATAGATGATGATAGAATAATACTCCTTGAGGAAGAAACTAAGAAAAGGCGGGAGGAGATACAAAAACTTATGGACGATCTATTTATCGACTAAAAAACGGAACCTATATGGTTCCGTTTTTTGATATTTTAAGCACTTGTTCAACATCCTTATCCCCTCGACCTGATAGATTAACTACTATGATATCTTGAGGAGATAAATCTTTTGCTAGTTTCTGTGCATAGGCTACTGCATGGGCACTCTCTAGAGCAGGGATAATGCCTTCAACGTGGGAAAGTTCAAAAAATGCATCTAAGGCTTCTTGATCGGTAATAGATACGTATTTAGCTCTGCCCGTGTCCTTATAGAAGCTATGTTCTGGTCCTACTCCTGGATAATCTAGACCTGCTGATATAGAATACACTGGTAGAGGTTGTCCCTTATCATCCTGCAATAAGTATGATTTAAAACCATGTAGTACTCCTGGGCTGCCTTTACATAATGTAGCTGCATGTTTGCCTGTATCTAATCCCTTTCCTGCCGGTTCTACCCCTATCATTTTTACATCTTTGTCCTCATAGAATGGAGAAAAAAGGCCTATGGCATTGCTCCCGCCACCTACACACGCTACTAGATAGTCAGGAAGGCGACCTTCGACTTCTAATATTTGCTTTTTTGTTTCAATGCCAATTATTGATTGAAAATGCTTTACCATAGCGGGGTATGGATCTGGTCCTACGGCAGATCCTAGCATATAGTAGGTGCCTGCGCAGTTCTGTATAAGGTCAGATAGGGCAGCATCTACCGCTTCCTTCAATGTAGCAAGGCCTTCTTCCACAGACACCACATTTGCACCTAAAAGTTTCATGCGAAATACATTTAATGCCTGGCGGTCCATGTCTTCTTTTCCCATATATACCGTACAGTCCATATCAAACAAAGCACAAGCTGTGGCAGTGGCTACACCATGCTGACCGGCTCCCGTCTCTGCAATTATACGTTTTTTACCCAAACGTTTTGCGAGCAATACCTGTCCTATGGTATTGTTTATTTTATGGGCACCTGTGTGATTTAGGTCTTCACGCTTTAGGTATATCTTTGCACCACCCAACTTTTCGGTAAGTCTTTGGGCAAAGTATAGGGGATTTGGTCGTCCAATATAGTATCTATTGTAGTATTCAAGCTCTGATATAAATGCTGGATCATTTTTGTAATGGTAGAATGCTTGTTTTATCTCTTCAAGCACTTTTACCAATTCTTTTGGAACATATCGTCCACCGTAATTTCCATAATATCCATTTTTGTTTTCCATATATATTCTCCTCTCTTCTCTTCTTGTCTCATCTAATAAATGGTATATTGATATCATCTTACATTATGCACCTTTACATTGTCAATCCCCATTTCATAGGAGTTTTTTAAATGCCAGTGCAGCACTTATATAAAGGATATATCCATTAATATATATATTCTGTATCTATAGTTCTATATTTTTTTGGTGTTGCATTTAATTATACAACGAAAATTCAAATTACGAATTGAATTTATAAATTTTTTGAGTTTCCGCAAAATGCAAAAAGATTAACAAAATAAAAGAATATTACTAAAAAATGTGACTATAATATTTCTTCTACTCCTTTAGGCTTATTTTGCGCACACGAAAGAGACCTAATTTTAAAGGTCTTTTTTGTGTGCTAAATTTTCAAAGTACATATCTATATATTTAGCAAGCTAAATCGAATTTTAGCTGTCTAGGTCCGGAATCTCGAACAGGAAACCAATCCTTAATTCCTGTCCGAGCATAATTTAGCGTCTTGTATAGGCCATCTGCAATCCTATAATAATAGAACCAGACAGTCTTCCTAATTCCTCTTGCATTAGCAATTAATCTATTAGTAAGCTTATTTTTATTTTCAACCATAATGCCAATAAGCCCAATAGCATAGGTCAATAAACTATTTAAATTATTGATAGCTTTTAAGCTTCTTACCCTAAAATTTTCAAAATCAAAACTCTGTTTCTTAAACCGAAAGTATTCCTCAATTCTCCATCTCGACATATAAGTATAAACAATTCCCTTTAGATCTTCTTTATTTTTT
This Xylanivirga thermophila DNA region includes the following protein-coding sequences:
- a CDS encoding patatin-like phospholipase family protein, with the protein product MDGYGLVLSGGGAKGSYEIGVWQALRDLGIPIKAVTGTSVGALNGAMITQGEFALTSFGWCSMSVEYIINIQKDLWESKEMYKKHTNIFTVIKNALTSGGLDITPLIRLLKEYINEDKVRKSPIDLGLVTFSLSDFKPLQIFKEDIPKGKLVEYLVASACFPAFKPIEIDNKKFIDGGIYDNVPISLMASKGIKDIIVVDITGFGTPTKKAKEDDLNIITIKSDHDLGRPLEFNPKRAQTNIDIGYADTMKVFGIIKGKTFYIANNPIGNYENSYAFDGCISIQEICEILGANVNMDITPRGPINNVITDKMIRFINRYADPTLDIKIAWRIAMAEITAEQLEVDKTKIYTLQDLNEHIIEKYYDMQNSYEFNTYKKQIGIEISKHYEKAQQNDKPLLAKLRIDKKFLPLYLSNTDIDSEKPDKLRRLVALAYPKTAIASIYLYFLLNCSENKSNVC
- a CDS encoding acyl-[acyl-carrier-protein] thioesterase, giving the protein MDPVSKYTKEYQVLVNDVDFTKKLKLSAAFNYFQEIAGLHADNLGIGFNTIEEEHGVAWVLIRMRVDMLRYPIWDEEIILETWPQIPKRFQFERDYYIKDIQGNIIAKAISMWVIVDVETREIKRSETIAIDYPKIIKERAIDCTLGKIRPSGQPKIAYRRVIGCSDIDMNGHLNNSKYIDFIMDCFTMEDLKNHSAKSIQICYMNESLPGDTITLYKYTGITDEGIIFIEGVNEKTNSKIFASQLHITQN
- a CDS encoding GNAT family N-acetyltransferase; the encoded protein is MDVRFVEEKYVDDINRLMRYCFNLSNDAPGWFTKETLGENHTIGAFEGDNLGASICAWPYHIWFNGKEVGMGGIGNVATFPEYRYKKCVGSLLVKSLEIMRKRDQIFSLLGPFSYSFYRKYGWEMGYHYKIYTFEMDDFKKFKTVYGSYHILGEENIDEMDRVYRSFIHRYNGTVIRDRNIWKKILKDQDKGTIHRYGVYSDCGELEGYLFYNINDGIFHIKELVYSSLESKEALFRFIYLHNAQASKIQWMAPSDDNTLFIIDNPRKDVKMVQGMMIRVIDVKKVLKLYPFSTKDAISFSIKVDDPWAEWNDKTFKVDIGDSIIVEDDLDDRFDIRCSIQTFSQLIIGYIDMVEGAEMGKIQGDREVIERVGALFHKKPTYINDFF
- a CDS encoding metallophosphoesterase family protein, which produces MNEQFKTTLYNMCGQIYIPYDLKNSKKHKILHISDTPYNIYAPLNRLIKALKPDVIVHTGDMVDDIKLEICPYKIDVYKKSVRRLIRILENSGAQSIYIVPGNHDDGKYIKKEAPSFNIIAEGTLISIGDMSFCLSHDGCNIIDGAMYNLYGHSKNIRTTKAGGSYYLNGIEHIHVLLYPDEEVYYLPYPIGTNDARFNRCKISI
- a CDS encoding ZIP family metal transporter; the protein is MGENIVLTGSLASLLAGLATAVGALPVLFTKNIKESVLDAMLGFAAGVMLAATSFSLILPAIEKGGGGAKGAAITAGGVMLGGIFLDYIDKMLPHFHTIAGMEGKESSLKKIWLFIIAITIHNFPEGLAVGVGFGGGDYKNGLSLAIGIGLQNMPEGLAVALSLLREDYKPSKAFFIALLTGLVEPIGGIIGAALVQVAEPILPWALAFAAGAMLFVISDEIIPETHSRGYQRLATYGVLLGFVIMMFLDTTLG
- a CDS encoding ComEC/Rec2 family competence protein gives rise to the protein MIYNRKRSLIIINLILIITLISGCSIEIIDYAGDDSKTAEQNVDESGELYAHFLDVGQGDAILVRLPGGKNMLIDAGPNSSSDKVVGYLKKEGIKKIDVLVGTHPHEDHIGGMAEVIKNFDIGSIYMPKVTHTSKTYKRMLEAIKGKNLKINSAIEGMDIPLEGVEAKILAPSKDMSSDNLNDYSVVIRLVYKDTVFIFQGDAEAKTEERILDGAYDIHADVIKIGHHGSRTSSTKEYIDKVNPKYAVLMLAEGNDYGHPHRQTMELLKGKGITIYRTDQCGTIVAKSDGNEISFNCKPGDYSYPKKK
- a CDS encoding DUF3006 domain-containing protein → MEKTGVLDRIEGDKAVIELDDGNIIWVYACNLPKDAREGSVLSIDDDRIILLEEETKKRREEIQKLMDDLFID
- the trpB gene encoding tryptophan synthase subunit beta, encoding MENKNGYYGNYGGRYVPKELVKVLEEIKQAFYHYKNDPAFISELEYYNRYYIGRPNPLYFAQRLTEKLGGAKIYLKREDLNHTGAHKINNTIGQVLLAKRLGKKRIIAETGAGQHGVATATACALFDMDCTVYMGKEDMDRQALNVFRMKLLGANVVSVEEGLATLKEAVDAALSDLIQNCAGTYYMLGSAVGPDPYPAMVKHFQSIIGIETKKQILEVEGRLPDYLVACVGGGSNAIGLFSPFYEDKDVKMIGVEPAGKGLDTGKHAATLCKGSPGVLHGFKSYLLQDDKGQPLPVYSISAGLDYPGVGPEHSFYKDTGRAKYVSITDQEALDAFFELSHVEGIIPALESAHAVAYAQKLAKDLSPQDIIVVNLSGRGDKDVEQVLKISKNGTI